From Lolium perenne isolate Kyuss_39 chromosome 5, Kyuss_2.0, whole genome shotgun sequence, a single genomic window includes:
- the LOC139829956 gene encoding disease resistance protein RGA2-like: protein MAASAALVFAGKSVATPAISFLINKAFSYIDEYFKSKDMDEVKNRLLQAMPQIQAVLDVVSPEHVRGQSSALDAWLWQLRDAVEAAEDAIDELEYYELEEKAKHQRVSDWGSPFGKMKHKFVKSVKSGPIFRKNNHGDSFKRLMKSVDGLDKAAAGVISFLNLTDHLSGGSSASSQQQVQKLVDNSRQTGSTLSATIFVGREKEKEQIAGWLANPSVESGETGVTMTKSIPIISVVGHGGMGKTTLAQSICEQEEVLKHFKVIWITVSTSFDATSVTSKILECATGIKPRSDHLEPLQRDLIEKLKSINFLLVLDDVWEDKRRDEWEKLFAPLRKLNTRSKILLTTRMQSVADMAAKVMGVKGDQCLTLQGLEEDKNLELFTHHAFSGFGPGDSIYLKLTGEQIAKKLRGCPLVTKVVGEHLQSNMSLEYWSRFLDQGLEHFRGTEDDIMKVLRLSYYHLPTKLQICFRYCCIFPQDYEFQKKELVQLWIGSGLISEPASDTQTLVNTAEHFLAQLTRKSFFDLKSVAIGWEQFEHYVMHDLMHELARNVSTGECARIDDPVQLNYEKDTLRHLCIVNIHSFSADEVKKISHFKNIRTIIIFSIYRNRRQVENDIAGALEMVIESSKSLRLLHSELWNTFCLADKLGNLKHLRYIYLHKISAGTICGVAKLYHLLVLQCGSGLETETYEVRYLGDLEGLRYVSYGVRGFGNFCISRLTSLQELHDYQVGGKICNKISGIRNFRDLRELSVGGLDNVNYEEAKDAKLKEKQLLNSLYLEWSTPDQIMTDDLVLDHLEPHVNIRKLLIRGYEGPTIPSWIENRSVKNLVSFTLIRCINWEYLPSLGEFVLLKNLVLFELPKLRQIGRSSGVSSSTSTELLLPQSLHTLQVSGCQNLRELPILPASLGYFSIQDVWLTKLPMIGKISSQGIESKSSNLTNIFVMGCPYLTSLKGSLLEQKLYMGALRVLRIEDCTQLESASIPFEEMKELELLTIYRCPKLRMLRDAKDMLMPPSLRELTIAFCGDMEVPLFGPGQLLTNLSDLKLENCSSLVSLPSADVFRSLGSLQYMYIEGCENLSSLGGLGSLPSRIRLSISECNKLAQAAESSLTRVTCGSGSGGEEEHLEPNSSLQIHSLNIDLPSLLLVEPLQSLCHTEDLRISNGSEMESLPERWLLQNRRSLQHVSIYADSLKSLPPSMQDLCTLEDLDLRGAGQLQSLPHLPSSLKKLDLSGCHPELEKKITEHGSPEWNKIAHVPFVRIGDMYFVMGKKSSQEAAFESLYRIGTK, encoded by the exons ATGGCTGCCTCTGCGGCACTCGTTTTTGCAGGGAAGTCTGTGGCAACACCGGCTATATCCTTCTTGATCAACAAGGCTTTCAGCTACATCGATGAATACTTCAAATCCAAAGACATGGATGAGGTGAAGAATCGGCTACTGCAGGCCATGCCGCAGATCCAGGCGGTGTTGGACGTCGTCAGCCCGGAACATGTCAGGGGGCAGAGCAGCGCGCTAGATGCATGGCTTTGGCAGCTTAGGGATGCAGTCGAGGCGGCGGAGGATGCCATCGACGAGCTTGAATACTACGAGCTCGAAGAGAAGGCCAAGCACCAAAGGGTTAGCGACTGGGGTTCTCCTTTCGGTAAGATGAAGCACAAGTTTGTCAAGTCTGTTAAGAGTGGCCCTATTTTCAGGAAAAATAATCATGGTGACAGTTTCAAGAGACTGATGAAATCTGTGGATGGGTTAGACAAGGCTGCTGCAGGTGTTATTAGTTTCCTCAATCTCACAGACCATCTCAGCGGAGGTTCTTCTGCCAGTAGTCAGCAGCAAGTGCAGAAGCTTGTTGACAATAGTCGCCAGACTGGCTCCACATTAAGTGCAACCATTTTTGTTGGACGAGAAAAGGAGAAAGAACAGATTGCTGGTTGGCTGGCCAACCCATCAGTTGAATCGGGTGAAACAGGGGTGACAATGACCAAGAGTATTCCTATTATTTCAGTGGTTGGTCATGGTGGCATGGGGAAAACTACTTTGGCTCAGAGCATATGCGAACAAGAGGAGGTTCTGAAGCATTTTAAGGTGATCTGGATTACTGTATCTACTAGCTTTGATGCGACATCGGTGACAAGTAAAATACTGGAATGTGCTACAGGCATAAAACCAAGGTCTGATCATTTAGAACCACTACAGAGAGATCTAATAGAGAAACTCAAGTCTATCAATTTTTTGCTAGTGTTGGATGACGTTTGGGAAGATAAGAGAAGAGATGAATGGGAGAAGTTATTTGCTCCACTGAGGAAATTGAACACCAGGAGCAAAATTTTGTTGACAACCCGAATGCAATCTGTAGCGGACATGGCTGCAAAGGTGATGGGAGTCAAAGGAGATCAGTGCCTGACATTGCAAGGATTGGAAGAAGATAAAAATCTCGAGCTCTTCACACATCATGCCTTTTCCGGGTTCGGTCCAGGAGATAGTATATATTTGAAGTTAACTGGAGAACAAATTGCAAAAAAGCTGAGAGGATGTCCTTTGGTAACAAAGGTTGTTGGTGAGCATTTGCAAAGTAATATGAGCCTTGAGTACTGGAGCAGATTCTTGGATCAAGGATTGGAACATTTTAGAGGAACTGAGGATGATATTATGAAGGTTCTCAGATTAAGCTACTACCACTTACCAACAAAGCTGCAGATTTGCTTTCGGTATTGTTGCATATTTCCTCAGGACTACGAATTTCAAAAGAAAGAACTTGTGCAACTGTGGATTGGTTCAGGATTGATCTCAGAGCCTGCAAGTGACACTCAAACTTTGGTGAATACTGCAGAACACTTCTTGGCTCAGCTAACTAGAAAATCATTCTTTGATCTGAAATCCGTAGCCATTGGATGGGAACAGTTTGAACATTATGTAATGCATGACTTGATGCATGAATTAGCAAGGAATGTGTCAACTGGTGAATGTGCAAGAATAGATGATCCTGTTCAGCTCAATTACGAGAAGGATACATTGCGACACCTATGCATTGTCAATATTCACAGTTTCTCTGCTGACGAGGTCAAGAAAATCTCCCATTTTAAGAACATACGCACTATTATCATTTTCAGCATTTATAGAAACCGTCGCCAGGTTGAAAATGATATAGCTGGTGCACTTGAAATGGTTATCGAGAGCTCAAAATCATTGCGTCTATTGCATTCAGAACTTTGGAACACATTCTGTCTTGCTGACAAGCTTGGCAACTTAAAACATCTTCGCTATATCTACTTGCACAAGATATCAGCAGGCACGATATGTGGGGTTGCGAAACTgtatcacttgctggtacttcaatGTGGTTCTGGTTTGGAGACCGAAACATATGAAGTGAGATATTTAGGGGACCTTGAAGGTTTGCGGTATGTGTCCTATGGAGTGCGTGGATTTGGAAATTTTTGTATAAGCAGGCTCACTTCTCTTCAAGAATTACATGACTACCAGGTAGGAGGAAAAATATGCAACAAAATAAGTGGAATCAGGAACTTCAGAGATCTCCGTGAATTGTCTGTGGGGGGTCTTGACAATGTTAATTACGAAGAAGCTAAGGATGCCAAGTTGAAGGAGAAACAGCTCCTCAACTCGTTGTATTTAGAGTGGTCGACACCTGATCAAATCATGACAGATGACTTGGTTCTTGACCACCTTGAGCCACATGTTAATATTAGGAAATTGTTAATTCGGGGTTATGAGGGTCCCACAATTCCATCATGGATTGAGAACCGCTCTGTCAAAAACCTGGTATCATTCACGTTGATTCGCTGCATAAATTGGGAATACCTTCCCTCTCTTGGCGAGTTCGTATTGCTGAAGAATCTAGTGTTATTCGAACTTCCTAAGCTACGGCAGATTGGTCGATCATCTGGTGTGTCCAGTAGTACTTCCACGGAGTTGCTGTTACCACAAAGTCTTCATACTTTGCAAGTTAGTGGATGCCAAAATCTGAGGGAATTACCTATTCTTCCTGCAAGCCTAGGCTATTTTAGCATACAAGATGTTTGGCTGACCAAACTTCCTATGATTGGCAAGATATCCAGTCAGGGCATCGAGTCCAAATCATCTAACTTGACTAACATATTTGTCATGGGCTGTCCATATTTAACTTCGCTGAAAGGGAGCCTTTTGGAGCAAAAACTGTACATGGGAGCCCTCCGTGTCCTAAGAATTGAGGATTGTACACAATTGGAGTCCGCGTCCATACCATTTGAAGAAATGAAAGAACTTGAGTTGCTCACAATCTACCGATGTCCAAAGTTGAGGATGCTGAGAGATGCCAAAGATATGCTCATGCCACCGTCGCTAAGAGAACTAACTATTGCCTTCTGCGGTGATATGGAAGTTCCACTTTTTGGGCCAGGACAATTGCTCACGAACTTATCTGATCTCAAGCTGGAGAACTGCTCGAGTCTGGTATCTCTGCCCTCTGCGGATGTGTTCAGGAGCCTAGGGTCTCTGCAGTACATGTACATAGAGGGATGCGAGAATCTCTCGTCCTTGGGAGGGCTCGGATCGCTTCCATCCCGCATCAGGTTAAGTATATCTGAGTGCAATAAACTCGCACAGGCTGCTGAGTCCTCGCTAACTCGAGTTACATGTGGTTCTGGTTCTGGTGGCGAAGAAGAGCATCTGGAGCCCAACAGCTCACTTCAGATACATAGTCTTAACATTGATCTACCATCCTTGCTGCTTGTTGAGCCGCTCCAGAGTCTGTGTCACACTGAAGATTTGCGCATTAGTAATGGGTCAGAGATGGAGAGCTTACCTGAACGATGGCTGCTACAGAACCGTCGATCCCTCCAACACGTGAGCATATACGCAGATTCTCTGAAATCGCTCCCGCCGAGCATGCAAGACCTCTGCACTCTTGAGGATTTAGACCTACGCGGTGCTGGGCAACTCCAGTCACTTCCACATCTGCCCTCCTCCTTGAAGAAACTCGATCTTTCAGGATGCCATCCAGAGCTGGAGAAGAAGATCACAGAACATGGAAGCCCCGAATGGAACAAGATTGCTCACGTCCCTTTTGTCCGAATAG GAGACATGTATTTCGTCATGGGCAAGAAATCCAGCCAAGAAGCTGCCTTCGAGAGTTTATATAGGATAGGGACCAAATAA